GCCGTCGGCCAGGTTCGGGAAGCCCTTGCTGCCATGCGCGTCCGAGCCGTGGCACTGCGCGCAATTGTTCATGAACAGACGGTCGCCGATGGCCATGGCCGACTTGTCGCCAGCCATCTGCTCGATGGACATCGCGCCGAAACGTGCGTACTGAGGCGCCCACTGCTCCGCGGTCTTCTGCACTTCGGCCTCGTACTCGCTTTTTTGCGACCAGTTCAGCTTGCCGGTGAATGTGCCAAGGCCGGGATAGGCGGCCAGATAGCCCAGACCGAACACGATGGTGATGACGAACAGCCACATCCACCAACGTGGCAGCGGGTTGTTCATCTCGGTCAGGTCCTCGTCCCAGACATGGCCGGTGGTGTTGTCGCTGGCCGATACAACCTTCTTCCTTGCGGTGAAGATGAGCAGCAACAAGCAGGCAAGAATGCCGACGACGGTGATGCCTGCCACGTAGATCGACCAGAAATTACTGGTGAAGTCACTCATGGGATTACTCTTTTTCTAT
This genomic stretch from Diaphorobacter sp. HDW4B harbors:
- the ccoP gene encoding cytochrome-c oxidase, cbb3-type subunit III, which gives rise to MSDFTSNFWSIYVAGITVVGILACLLLLIFTARKKVVSASDNTTGHVWDEDLTEMNNPLPRWWMWLFVITIVFGLGYLAAYPGLGTFTGKLNWSQKSEYEAEVQKTAEQWAPQYARFGAMSIEQMAGDKSAMAIGDRLFMNNCAQCHGSDAHGSKGFPNLADGDWLHGGAPDQISKTIHDGRIGNMPPMAAAVGGSDDVRNLAHYVLSLSGSPNDSIKAALGKTKFTACAACHGMDGKGNQALGAPNLTDDVWLHGYGEDAIVAMINKGKMNEMPAQKDKLTEDQIKVLAAYVWGLSNKSAAAQ